Proteins encoded within one genomic window of uncultured Draconibacterium sp.:
- a CDS encoding TonB-dependent receptor: MRRLSLMLLLQLMAVIAFGQINLTGVVKGDGEALAGASVVIEKSFYGVSTKANGGFEFKNLKPGDYTLLVSFIGFEPQKIELQLSASKNIEVNLKPNVIMTDEVLISATRAGNKTPVAYNNVSKEQLKSQNLGQDIPYLLQLTPSFVATSDAGAGVGYTNFRIRGTDLNRINVSIDGIPISESESHGTWFVDIPDLASSLENVQVQRGVGTSANGAAAFGGSIDLQTNTLNKEPSAEYRMSVGSFNTLKNTVSAGTGLIDGKFTFDVRLSKVKSDGYVDRAYSDLKSFFVSGGYYSKKSVLKINIFSGLEETYQSWWGVPSVRLNNDMEGMQRYEDHWLYSHEETQHMINSDSRTYNYYTYDNQIDHYQQDYYHLHFSHQFNEYLHLNTGLHYRRGRGYYENYKSDEDFEDYQLPYPVVGNDTVFSTDLVNRKWLDNDFYGIVFALNYKKDRADFTLGGGWNTYDGDHFGNIIWAEYLGNTATNYEWYRGNGLKKDLNFYGKFSYQLAKKLNVYADLQYRNINYKITGINDDLRNIAQEHNYNFFNPKLGVFYQPTDNQKVYLSFAVANREPNRDNFVDADPNGKQPVHETLHDWEMGYNFQSSNFTAGANLYFMNYKDQLVLTGEINDVGSVILLNVDKSYRAGLELQTGWQISPTLQWNANATISQNKINDFVEYVDDWDTGGQQVFELGTTDLAFSPNFIGNSQILFTPSKNFSISLISSYVGKQYIDNTSNNDRVIDAYFVNNMKVDYSIKTGFFDEIVLHCMVNNLFNEEYESNAWVYSYFLGGERYKQDGYFTQAGVHFMFGVDFSF, translated from the coding sequence ATGAGAAGACTTAGTTTAATGCTGCTGTTGCAATTGATGGCAGTAATTGCTTTCGGGCAAATTAATTTAACAGGCGTTGTTAAAGGAGATGGAGAAGCTTTGGCCGGTGCCAGCGTGGTAATCGAAAAATCGTTTTATGGCGTATCGACCAAAGCCAACGGAGGTTTTGAATTTAAAAACCTGAAACCGGGCGATTACACTTTGCTGGTTTCGTTTATCGGTTTCGAACCACAAAAGATCGAGCTTCAACTTTCTGCAAGTAAAAACATTGAAGTAAACCTGAAGCCCAACGTAATTATGACCGATGAAGTGTTGATTTCGGCAACACGCGCCGGTAATAAAACACCGGTTGCCTACAACAATGTTTCAAAAGAACAGCTAAAAAGCCAGAACCTGGGACAAGACATCCCGTACCTGCTACAACTAACACCTTCGTTTGTGGCAACTTCTGATGCGGGTGCAGGTGTGGGGTACACCAATTTCCGTATCCGTGGAACAGATTTGAACCGTATCAATGTTAGCATAGACGGTATCCCTATTTCAGAATCAGAATCGCACGGAACCTGGTTTGTTGACATTCCGGATTTGGCATCATCGCTTGAGAATGTACAGGTTCAGCGTGGTGTTGGAACATCAGCTAACGGAGCAGCTGCTTTCGGTGGCTCTATCGACCTGCAAACCAACACCCTGAATAAAGAACCTTCTGCCGAATACCGCATGTCGGTTGGTTCTTTTAACACCTTAAAAAACACTGTTTCGGCAGGAACCGGACTGATTGACGGGAAATTTACATTCGATGTTCGTTTAAGTAAAGTAAAATCAGACGGCTATGTCGACCGTGCTTACTCTGATTTGAAATCATTCTTTGTTTCGGGAGGCTACTATTCAAAAAAATCGGTCTTAAAAATTAATATTTTCTCTGGTTTGGAAGAAACTTACCAGTCGTGGTGGGGTGTTCCGTCGGTGCGTTTAAACAACGATATGGAAGGAATGCAGCGCTACGAAGACCACTGGCTGTACTCGCACGAAGAAACCCAGCACATGATAAATTCTGATAGTCGCACCTACAATTATTATACTTACGACAACCAGATTGACCACTACCAACAAGATTATTACCACCTGCATTTTTCGCATCAGTTTAACGAGTACCTGCACCTGAACACAGGATTGCATTACCGTCGCGGTCGTGGTTATTACGAGAACTACAAGAGTGATGAAGATTTTGAAGATTACCAATTGCCCTACCCGGTAGTGGGAAATGACACTGTTTTTTCAACCGACCTGGTAAATCGCAAATGGCTTGATAATGACTTTTACGGGATTGTTTTTGCCTTGAACTATAAAAAAGACAGGGCCGACTTTACTTTAGGCGGCGGTTGGAATACTTACGACGGTGATCATTTCGGAAATATTATTTGGGCTGAATATTTGGGCAATACAGCTACAAACTACGAATGGTACCGCGGAAACGGCTTAAAGAAGGATCTTAATTTTTACGGAAAGTTCAGCTACCAACTGGCAAAGAAATTAAATGTTTATGCCGATTTACAATACCGCAACATCAACTATAAAATTACAGGGATCAATGACGATTTGAGAAACATTGCACAGGAACACAACTACAATTTCTTTAACCCGAAACTGGGTGTATTCTACCAGCCAACGGATAACCAGAAAGTGTATCTTTCGTTTGCTGTAGCTAACCGCGAACCGAACCGCGACAACTTTGTAGATGCCGATCCGAACGGAAAACAACCGGTACACGAAACCTTACACGACTGGGAAATGGGGTACAACTTTCAATCTTCAAATTTTACAGCAGGAGCCAATTTGTATTTTATGAATTACAAAGACCAACTGGTTTTAACCGGCGAAATAAACGATGTGGGTAGCGTAATTTTGCTAAATGTTGACAAAAGTTACCGAGCCGGATTGGAGCTTCAGACTGGTTGGCAGATTTCGCCGACACTGCAATGGAATGCAAATGCTACTATTAGTCAAAATAAAATAAACGATTTTGTTGAATATGTAGATGATTGGGATACCGGCGGACAGCAAGTATTTGAACTGGGAACTACCGATTTAGCCTTCTCCCCCAACTTTATCGGAAACAGCCAGATACTGTTTACTCCATCTAAGAACTTTTCAATTAGTTTGATTTCGAGTTATGTTGGTAAACAATACATCGACAATACATCAAACAACGACAGAGTGATTGATGCCTATTTTGTAAACAATATGAAAGTTGATTATAGCATTAAAACCGGTTTCTTCGATGAAATTGTTTTGCACTGTATGGTAAATAACCTGTTTAACGAAGAATATGAATCGAACGCCTGGGTGTATTCCTACTTTCTCGGTGGAGAACGCTACAAACAAGACGGTTATTTTACACAGGCAGGAGTACACTTTATGTTTGGAGTAGACTTCTCTTTTTAA
- the deoC gene encoding deoxyribose-phosphate aldolase: MYTKEQVAQTIDHAVLKPEQTLADLKANAEMCIKNKVFSMCVKPCDIKPAKELLKDSGVKVSCVLSFPHGADATPTKAFQAKQAIEDGTDEIDMVMNIGRFLSGEYDYVRDDIKAVVEVAHQHNVLVKVIQESGHLTLEQIAKACELSYEAGADFVKTSTGFGPGGAKPEYIEVMVKTVGDKMQVKPSGGIRDWETAVAFLDMGADRLGIGSTEAVLNGATASDDY, translated from the coding sequence ATGTATACAAAAGAACAAGTAGCACAAACGATCGACCACGCGGTTTTGAAACCGGAACAAACGCTGGCCGATTTGAAAGCGAATGCCGAAATGTGCATTAAGAATAAGGTTTTCAGTATGTGTGTGAAACCTTGTGATATAAAACCGGCTAAAGAATTGTTGAAAGACAGTGGCGTAAAAGTGTCGTGTGTGCTTAGTTTTCCGCACGGAGCTGATGCAACACCGACCAAAGCATTTCAGGCAAAACAGGCCATTGAAGACGGAACCGACGAAATTGATATGGTAATGAATATCGGCCGCTTTTTGTCGGGCGAATACGATTATGTTCGCGACGATATTAAAGCCGTAGTTGAGGTGGCTCACCAACACAATGTGCTGGTAAAGGTTATCCAGGAAAGTGGTCATTTAACGCTTGAGCAAATTGCTAAAGCCTGCGAATTGTCGTACGAGGCAGGTGCCGATTTTGTAAAAACATCAACCGGATTCGGACCGGGTGGTGCCAAACCTGAATACATCGAGGTGATGGTAAAAACCGTTGGCGATAAAATGCAGGTAAAACCGTCGGGGGGCATCCGCGACTGGGAAACAGCAGTGGCTTTTCTTGATATGGGAGCCGATCGTTTGGGGATTGGTTCAACTGAAGCGGTGCTAAACGGAGCCACAGCATCAGATGATTATTAG
- a CDS encoding DUF2007 domain-containing protein, with translation MDKQSKLVKLFTGEHIMISRLKQELETAGINPLIKDGFQQGIAAGFGGGVPSAIDIFVSESDLPKAQEILKAITEE, from the coding sequence ATGGATAAACAAAGTAAACTAGTAAAACTTTTTACCGGAGAACATATAATGATTAGCCGGCTGAAACAGGAGCTGGAAACTGCCGGTATCAATCCTCTTATAAAAGATGGATTTCAACAGGGTATTGCTGCCGGTTTTGGAGGCGGCGTTCCGTCTGCCATCGATATTTTTGTGAGTGAAAGTGATTTGCCAAAAGCTCAGGAAATTTTAAAAGCAATTACAGAAGAATAA
- the xseB gene encoding exodeoxyribonuclease VII small subunit, which yields MAAKKISYSEAMAEIEEILEKIENEELDVDELAEKVKRVSVLLKTCKDKLTKTNEQVEQILKEMED from the coding sequence ATGGCAGCTAAAAAGATTTCATACAGCGAGGCGATGGCTGAGATAGAAGAAATTCTTGAAAAGATAGAAAATGAGGAGCTGGATGTTGATGAACTGGCCGAAAAAGTAAAACGTGTTTCGGTGTTGCTAAAAACCTGCAAAGACAAACTGACCAAAACCAACGAGCAGGTGGAGCAGATTTTAAAAGAAATGGAAGATTAA
- the xseA gene encoding exodeoxyribonuclease VII large subunit encodes MNEQLTLSQLNAKIKDALLDAFPGMVWVVAEVSELKHNRSGHCYLELVEKEGNTITARSRATIWSYTYRMLKPYFETSTGQLFSEGIKVLVQATVEYHQAYGLSLNIKDIDPTYTVGDMAMQRKEIINRLKAEGVFDMNKELVLPLVPQKIAVISSATAAGYQDFMNQLENNEYGFKFYTKLFEAYMQGAETVPSIIHALEQIFAHDDFFDAVAIIRGGGATADLSSFDDYDLAMNITQFSLPVITGIGHEKDDTIIDLVAHTRMKTPTAVAGFFISGVERYYERLLELENGIVQLTRETLDAQQEKLERVAEGLKYSVAEFINDRQRKLNKRGNELQQNVSLFSFKKHNELSELKHNIDSGLSVWFVEAKNNIGKTQRIMRRLVGEAVFKADAKLNHQQDMLSGRVRNMLAKEHDRILINENSVRLLNPENVLKRGFTLTLKDGEIIKSSKDVAVGEELETRFADGKVTSKITKNK; translated from the coding sequence ATGAACGAGCAACTTACACTTTCGCAACTAAACGCCAAAATAAAGGATGCCCTTTTAGATGCATTTCCGGGAATGGTGTGGGTAGTTGCCGAGGTGAGTGAGTTAAAGCATAACCGAAGTGGCCATTGTTACCTGGAGTTGGTTGAAAAAGAGGGCAACACCATTACGGCGCGTTCGCGGGCAACAATTTGGTCGTACACTTACCGAATGCTAAAACCGTATTTCGAAACCAGCACAGGGCAGCTTTTTTCAGAAGGCATAAAAGTGTTGGTGCAGGCAACAGTTGAATATCATCAGGCTTATGGTTTGAGTTTGAATATTAAAGACATCGACCCGACTTACACGGTTGGCGACATGGCCATGCAGCGAAAAGAAATCATAAATCGTTTGAAAGCCGAAGGTGTTTTTGACATGAACAAGGAATTGGTGCTGCCGCTGGTACCGCAAAAAATCGCGGTAATTTCGTCGGCAACTGCTGCCGGTTACCAGGATTTTATGAACCAGCTGGAAAACAACGAATATGGTTTTAAATTCTACACCAAACTGTTTGAAGCGTATATGCAGGGCGCGGAAACTGTGCCTTCCATTATTCATGCTTTGGAGCAGATTTTTGCTCACGACGATTTTTTTGATGCAGTAGCAATTATTCGTGGAGGAGGTGCAACCGCCGATTTGAGCAGTTTTGATGACTATGATCTGGCCATGAACATTACCCAGTTTTCATTGCCGGTAATTACCGGAATTGGCCACGAAAAAGATGATACCATAATTGATTTGGTGGCACACACTCGGATGAAAACACCAACAGCAGTAGCTGGTTTTTTTATCAGTGGCGTTGAACGCTACTACGAGCGATTGTTAGAACTGGAAAATGGTATCGTTCAATTAACCCGCGAAACGCTGGATGCACAACAAGAAAAGCTGGAGCGAGTAGCCGAAGGTTTAAAATATTCAGTAGCCGAATTTATTAACGACAGACAAAGGAAGTTAAACAAGCGTGGCAACGAATTACAGCAAAATGTAAGTCTGTTTTCGTTTAAGAAGCACAACGAGTTGAGCGAACTGAAACATAATATTGATTCCGGACTTTCGGTGTGGTTTGTAGAGGCAAAAAATAATATCGGCAAAACGCAACGTATAATGAGGCGGCTTGTTGGAGAGGCTGTATTTAAAGCGGATGCAAAATTGAATCATCAGCAGGATATGTTGTCGGGACGTGTGCGAAATATGCTGGCAAAAGAGCACGACCGCATTCTGATTAACGAAAATTCAGTACGTTTATTAAATCCTGAAAATGTATTGAAAAGAGGATTTACATTAACTTTGAAAGACGGAGAAATTATTAAATCGAGCAAAGATGTGGCAGTTGGAGAAGAACTGGAAACACGTTTTGCCGATGGAAAAGTAACGAGTAAAATCACAAAAAATAAATAG
- a CDS encoding S8 family serine peptidase, with protein MRYLILLLGTLLLGLQQINAQNYFWIGFTDKNNSEYSLDHPEMYLSERAIQRRINQNISIDSLDLPVNQNYIDSILTLDVELLHASKWLNGITVRCDSATLADRLGYWSFIREVQLSKPDITTKSFHNKFANEQITDLSPLDTSAYGASVHQIGMMEGQLLYNENFRGEGIQIAVLDAGFYKVDELPAFDSLWANNQILGTKDFVNPNDDFFSTYSHGMNVLSCMGGNIPGELIGTAPKASYWLLRSEDANSEYIIEEDNWVIAAEYADSVGADVINSSLGYTEFQDTATNHVYADMDGNTTRVTQGANIAASRGILVFSSAGNERNNSWFRIVAPSDGKNVIGVGAVDMSFNPAYFSSAGPAADGSLKPNVSAMGYQTAIQRTDGTVGLGNGTSFSSPVLAGMAASLWQAYPEKTAVEIKDALEKSGHLYNLPDSLQGYGVPNMQVACSLLNPASAEITPQNKTWTVFPNPVKDRIVLQSVTNLQSGNLDIKLYALDGRVVKSWQLPASPSIVLNDLETTESGIFLFLVKTKNGVETFKINKIR; from the coding sequence ATGAGGTATTTAATTTTACTCCTTGGCACGCTGTTGTTGGGTTTGCAACAAATCAATGCCCAGAATTATTTTTGGATCGGTTTTACCGATAAAAATAATTCGGAGTACTCGCTTGATCATCCTGAAATGTATCTTTCAGAGCGAGCTATTCAGCGCCGCATTAATCAAAATATTTCCATCGATTCATTAGATCTTCCGGTAAATCAGAATTATATCGACTCGATACTCACGCTCGATGTGGAATTGTTGCATGCCTCAAAATGGTTGAACGGTATTACGGTCCGCTGCGATTCGGCAACTTTAGCCGACAGACTTGGGTATTGGAGTTTTATTCGGGAGGTACAACTGTCGAAACCCGATATCACCACAAAAAGCTTCCATAACAAATTCGCTAACGAGCAAATAACAGATTTATCCCCCCTGGATACTTCTGCTTATGGAGCTTCCGTTCATCAGATTGGGATGATGGAAGGACAGTTGTTGTACAATGAAAACTTTCGTGGAGAGGGGATTCAAATTGCCGTGCTCGATGCCGGATTTTACAAAGTTGATGAATTGCCGGCGTTCGACAGCCTATGGGCCAACAACCAGATTTTGGGAACAAAAGATTTTGTGAATCCAAACGATGATTTCTTTTCAACCTATTCGCACGGAATGAATGTGTTGTCGTGTATGGGTGGAAATATTCCCGGAGAGTTGATCGGTACTGCGCCAAAAGCTTCTTATTGGTTGTTGCGCTCGGAAGATGCCAACTCCGAATATATTATTGAAGAAGATAATTGGGTGATAGCCGCCGAATATGCCGACAGTGTAGGAGCAGATGTTATAAATTCTTCGCTGGGATATACAGAGTTTCAGGACACGGCAACAAACCATGTTTATGCCGATATGGATGGAAATACCACACGTGTTACGCAGGGGGCAAATATTGCAGCTTCGCGCGGAATCCTGGTGTTTTCAAGTGCCGGAAATGAACGAAATAATTCCTGGTTTCGCATTGTTGCGCCATCCGATGGAAAAAATGTAATTGGAGTTGGTGCCGTGGATATGAGTTTTAATCCTGCGTATTTTTCATCTGCCGGCCCCGCTGCTGATGGTTCGTTAAAACCCAATGTTTCGGCAATGGGCTACCAAACGGCAATTCAGCGAACCGACGGAACAGTAGGACTAGGGAACGGAACTTCTTTTTCCTCACCAGTATTGGCGGGAATGGCGGCCTCGCTGTGGCAAGCTTATCCTGAAAAAACAGCTGTAGAAATAAAAGATGCCCTGGAGAAAAGCGGACACCTTTATAATTTGCCCGATTCGTTGCAAGGCTATGGAGTTCCGAATATGCAAGTGGCGTGTTCGTTACTTAACCCGGCATCGGCAGAAATAACACCACAAAATAAAACATGGACTGTTTTTCCAAATCCTGTAAAAGACCGGATTGTGCTGCAGTCGGTAACAAACCTGCAGTCGGGTAATCTCGATATAAAACTTTATGCCTTGGATGGCCGGGTGGTAAAAAGCTGGCAACTTCCAGCCAGTCCATCAATTGTTTTGAATGATTTAGAAACAACGGAGTCGGGAATTTTTCTGTTTCTGGTAAAAACAAAAAACGGTGTTGAAACCTTTAAGATCAATAAAATCAGGTAA
- a CDS encoding PIG-L family deacetylase — protein MKKLKLTLKIFLGLFIIACILLLGFRSYLFSDDVKLTKSITQQLQSKKVMLVFAHPDDESYTTELLLDAEKEGIETALLTFTPGDAGTQMPQVCQQQFLGDVRKAEVYKSGYALGVDYQKVFEYGDGTLKDQNLQQLVDDIENELVRFKPDLVVTFWPESGMTMHPDHMTIGKATQLAFINYNKSKNAKLAYTIMPSKVVSMLGGGEMLKLQPEANISIKANAAVKVRLWDIHASQNQFVKDYTGMPSWLIYRLINREYYFVEK, from the coding sequence ATGAAAAAACTTAAACTTACACTAAAGATTTTTCTGGGTCTTTTTATCATAGCATGCATTTTGCTTTTGGGTTTCAGAAGCTATTTGTTTTCTGACGATGTAAAGCTGACAAAGTCAATAACACAGCAATTACAATCGAAAAAAGTAATGCTTGTTTTTGCCCACCCTGACGACGAATCGTACACCACAGAATTGCTTCTGGATGCCGAAAAAGAAGGCATCGAAACAGCACTGTTAACTTTCACTCCGGGTGATGCCGGAACACAAATGCCGCAGGTTTGCCAGCAACAGTTTTTAGGCGATGTGCGTAAAGCCGAAGTGTACAAAAGTGGTTATGCTCTGGGAGTTGACTACCAAAAAGTTTTTGAATACGGCGACGGTACCTTAAAAGACCAAAACCTGCAACAGTTAGTTGATGATATAGAAAATGAGTTAGTGAGATTTAAACCTGATCTGGTTGTTACTTTTTGGCCCGAAAGCGGAATGACCATGCACCCCGACCACATGACGATTGGGAAAGCAACACAGCTGGCTTTTATCAATTACAACAAAAGCAAAAATGCAAAACTGGCTTACACGATTATGCCATCAAAAGTGGTTTCGATGTTGGGCGGTGGCGAAATGCTGAAATTACAGCCTGAAGCCAATATTTCGATAAAAGCCAATGCCGCTGTTAAGGTTCGACTTTGGGATATTCATGCCTCGCAAAACCAATTTGTGAAAGATTATACTGGAATGCCCTCTTGGTTGATTTATCGTTTAATAAACCGCGAGTACTATTTTGTGGAAAAATAA
- a CDS encoding GEVED domain-containing protein, giving the protein MNIRFIVLSVISVVFFFYQVKGQQYLKMMNDPEANMFEIRKAANEYFSKVGTGKGTGYKQYKRWEYEIWSKGYPYGNINFQGVDIAKKEFDRFKTSTNTKSANINVWRSLGPDNINTNNGHYSPGLGRIDRIAVDPKNENTLYIGGPTNGVWKSVDGGQNWVSKTDNVGSRGVCSIVIDPVNTDNVYWATGDGDNNTTNCTGIFISNDGGENWNISGLSFAYTEGVKGRKLIMHPDDNKTLLFSCSKGIYKSVDGGTNWILKQAGDFDDMFYKPDEPQIVYASQVGGFYRSTNGGDSFVKINLELGGRVFIGLTAAAPNVVYLMTGRKGIYKSTNRGQNFTYIGDHEYTKGEMWHHGTFIVSPDNEKLIHTGEFETHKSMDGGYSWVKTSDWTYPNNHYIHCDIHDFVYAGNKLYVCTDGGVSYTTDEGNSWVNLFNTMVALEPYRLTVCKTNSNLHMNGSQDNGIYLWDGRLWDGIYGADGMECLIDYDNPNTKYFSIQNGELHSTGHSVTQPGEGDWVSPLVMHPTNPSIIYFGNNKVYKTTDGMQSWTAIGTFGIGNVTNLAIGESDPNYIYASKGARLWRTSDDGAGWTEITTGLPNQWITRIAVHPSDPLKVAVSLGAFNNGEKVYLSKDGGVTWENYSKQLPNIEARCLVFDATETDALYLGMDIGIYYIDNTMNDWELYSEGFPSVGVNDLKIHYSSDQIFAASLGRGIWKNSTKNAPAYCTAAGSNQTSDWIKNFKLETIDQSSGNETYSDFTSVYAKLRIGGEYTLQVTLNEHNTNDKCFAWIDSNNNKEFETNELLVFGDFDEGHNASVTFSVPEDVTPGFYTMRLRLQNEVEEPSPCGNDIKGEVEDYSVLIEKNILQYCNAVGTDGTGADWISNVKLNTIDNTSEQTGYSDFSNLSTDLQVGREYAISVTLNYHFDLDKCGAWIDYNQNAEFDANEYIDLPVFNSSEHVYQANFSVPEDATMGNTRMRVRVVYDNNIIPCNSAFGEVEDYSINIENITAVSYKTLSTQKLKVYPNPTKSVLNVELSEIGGKDAMLQVFNVEGELMFSEQLGIKRKMKIETASFNAGLYFIRVHYNDKFAYSKFVVN; this is encoded by the coding sequence ATGAATATTCGTTTTATCGTATTATCAGTAATAAGTGTTGTTTTCTTTTTTTATCAGGTAAAAGGGCAACAGTATCTTAAAATGATGAATGACCCGGAGGCCAATATGTTTGAAATCCGGAAAGCAGCAAATGAATATTTTTCGAAGGTTGGCACCGGGAAAGGTACTGGTTATAAACAATATAAACGATGGGAATATGAAATTTGGAGTAAAGGCTATCCTTATGGGAATATTAATTTTCAGGGAGTTGATATTGCAAAAAAAGAATTCGACAGGTTTAAAACCAGTACTAATACAAAGAGCGCAAATATAAATGTTTGGAGAAGCCTTGGCCCTGATAATATAAATACAAATAATGGTCACTATTCTCCCGGGTTGGGCAGAATAGACCGAATTGCAGTTGACCCCAAAAATGAAAATACACTTTATATTGGTGGCCCTACAAACGGGGTTTGGAAATCGGTGGATGGTGGGCAAAATTGGGTTTCAAAGACCGATAATGTAGGCAGCAGGGGCGTTTGTAGTATTGTTATCGATCCGGTTAATACGGATAACGTTTATTGGGCTACCGGCGATGGTGACAATAATACAACTAATTGCACGGGTATTTTCATCTCAAACGATGGAGGAGAGAACTGGAATATATCGGGATTAAGTTTTGCATATACCGAAGGAGTAAAAGGCCGAAAGTTAATCATGCACCCCGACGATAATAAGACATTGCTTTTTTCCTGCTCAAAAGGTATTTATAAATCTGTTGATGGCGGAACGAACTGGATTTTAAAGCAGGCGGGTGATTTTGATGATATGTTTTATAAACCCGATGAGCCACAAATTGTGTATGCCAGCCAGGTTGGCGGGTTTTACCGTTCAACAAACGGAGGAGATTCTTTTGTAAAAATTAACCTTGAACTAGGGGGACGGGTTTTTATAGGTTTAACAGCAGCTGCTCCCAATGTGGTTTACCTTATGACCGGTAGAAAAGGTATTTATAAGTCAACTAATAGGGGGCAAAATTTTACTTATATCGGTGATCATGAATATACGAAAGGAGAAATGTGGCACCACGGAACCTTTATTGTAAGTCCTGACAACGAAAAGCTTATTCATACCGGAGAATTCGAAACTCATAAATCTATGGATGGCGGTTATTCATGGGTAAAAACATCAGACTGGACATATCCTAACAATCATTATATCCATTGCGATATTCATGATTTTGTTTATGCAGGAAACAAACTGTACGTATGCACAGACGGAGGAGTATCATACACCACTGACGAAGGCAATAGTTGGGTAAATCTGTTTAATACGATGGTAGCTCTTGAGCCGTACCGTTTAACAGTGTGTAAAACAAACTCAAATTTGCACATGAATGGTTCACAGGATAACGGAATTTATCTTTGGGATGGTCGGCTTTGGGATGGCATTTATGGTGCCGATGGAATGGAGTGCCTTATAGACTATGACAATCCTAACACCAAATATTTTTCTATTCAAAATGGAGAACTACACTCTACCGGACATTCTGTTACACAACCCGGAGAAGGAGACTGGGTGTCTCCATTAGTTATGCATCCTACTAATCCTTCGATCATATATTTCGGTAATAATAAGGTATATAAAACTACTGATGGCATGCAGAGTTGGACTGCAATTGGCACTTTCGGTATCGGAAATGTTACTAACCTGGCTATCGGAGAATCTGACCCGAACTATATTTATGCTTCGAAAGGAGCAAGGTTGTGGCGTACCTCTGATGATGGTGCTGGTTGGACCGAGATAACCACTGGTTTGCCCAATCAATGGATTACCCGAATTGCAGTGCATCCGTCAGATCCGTTAAAAGTTGCAGTTTCTTTAGGTGCTTTTAATAACGGCGAAAAAGTTTATTTGTCGAAAGATGGCGGTGTAACCTGGGAAAACTATTCAAAACAATTGCCAAATATTGAAGCAAGGTGCTTGGTGTTTGATGCTACAGAAACAGATGCTTTGTACCTGGGAATGGATATTGGTATTTATTATATCGATAATACAATGAATGACTGGGAGCTTTATTCGGAAGGTTTTCCATCGGTAGGAGTAAATGATCTGAAGATACATTATTCCTCCGATCAGATTTTTGCTGCAAGTTTAGGTCGTGGAATCTGGAAGAATTCGACAAAAAATGCACCTGCTTATTGTACTGCGGCAGGTAGCAATCAAACGTCTGATTGGATTAAGAATTTCAAACTGGAAACAATTGACCAGAGCTCAGGTAACGAGACTTATTCTGACTTTACAAGTGTTTATGCCAAACTCAGGATAGGGGGCGAATATACACTGCAGGTTACGCTTAACGAGCACAACACAAACGATAAATGTTTTGCCTGGATTGATAGTAACAATAACAAAGAATTTGAAACAAACGAATTGTTAGTATTTGGCGATTTTGATGAAGGGCACAATGCTTCAGTAACTTTTTCAGTACCTGAGGATGTAACTCCCGGTTTCTACACCATGCGCCTGCGATTACAAAATGAGGTTGAGGAACCTTCTCCATGTGGAAATGACATTAAAGGAGAAGTTGAAGATTATTCTGTTTTAATAGAGAAAAATATACTTCAATATTGCAATGCAGTAGGCACAGACGGAACTGGGGCTGATTGGATCAGTAATGTTAAATTAAATACTATAGATAATACTTCAGAGCAGACTGGTTACTCCGATTTTAGCAATCTGTCAACAGATTTGCAGGTAGGTCGGGAATATGCGATATCGGTAACTTTAAATTATCATTTTGATTTGGATAAATGTGGTGCCTGGATAGATTATAACCAAAATGCTGAATTTGATGCCAACGAATATATCGATCTGCCAGTTTTTAATAGTAGTGAACATGTTTATCAGGCGAATTTTTCTGTACCAGAAGATGCCACAATGGGAAATACTCGGATGCGTGTACGAGTTGTTTACGATAATAATATAATACCTTGTAATTCAGCTTTTGGAGAAGTTGAAGATTATTCAATTAATATCGAAAATATTACTGCGGTTAGTTATAAAACACTGAGCACTCAAAAGCTAAAAGTTTATCCAAATCCCACAAAATCGGTACTGAATGTTGAACTTTCAGAAATTGGAGGAAAAGATGCTATGCTTCAGGTTTTTAATGTAGAGGGAGAGCTTATGTTTTCTGAACAACTTGGTATAAAGAGAAAAATGAAAATAGAAACTGCCTCGTTTAATGCCGGACTATATTTTATTCGGGTTCATTACAACGACAAATTTGCATATAGCAAGTTTGTTGTGAATTAG